ACGACCGACGCACCGTCGACGTCGACGCGGTACGCGATCGCGATCCACGGGTGGTTCAGACGCGTGCACGCCACCCGCGCGGCGCCGATCGAAAACGACTCGCCGTCGACCAGCTCGCGAAAGTCGACGTCGGCCCGCATCGCGTCGAGCGGCACCGGGAAGTAGGGGTCCTCGGTCTGTTGGGCGAAGACCGCGCGCAGATGCGTGTCATCCCGCTGGCGCGCGTAGACGTACAGACGGTTGCCCTCGCGATACAGCGGCGAAAAAAACGGCATCCCCTGGATGTGGTCCCAATGCGTGTGGCTGATGAGCAGGTGCGCGACGCCCCTGCCCTCGCCAAACCGCTCCTGCATGAGTTGTTTGCCGAGCCGGCGAATCCCGGTACCGGCGTCGATGATCAGCGGCGGCCCGTCGTGCGGGCGCACCTCGACACACGACGTGTTGCCGCCGTAGCGGTTCGTGCTCGGACCCGGGACGGGGATCGATCCCCGGACACCCCAAAACCGAACCCTCATGCGCCCCCGTATGTGTGGTCGCCTGCGCGCACGAACGCCCGCGGTCTACGGTAACACAACCGCGCGGCCGCGGGCGCCGGTCGGGCCGGCGGTGACCGCGCGACCGCGGGAGCCGGCGTCACGGGTGGATCGCGGCGGCGA
This DNA window, taken from Deltaproteobacteria bacterium, encodes the following:
- a CDS encoding MBL fold metallo-hydrolase translates to MRVRFWGVRGSIPVPGPSTNRYGGNTSCVEVRPHDGPPLIIDAGTGIRRLGKQLMQERFGEGRGVAHLLISHTHWDHIQGMPFFSPLYREGNRLYVYARQRDDTHLRAVFAQQTEDPYFPVPLDAMRADVDFRELVDGESFSIGAARVACTRLNHPWIAIAYRVDVDGASVVYASDTAPFTDILLEHEFIERPPEPGAPLSPEHRAKLEAMRAGLVDLCRGADLVIYDTQFTPEEYRAKPHWGHSTPDDAIAVALDAKAKTLALYHHAPARSDDEQDAILATYRRRLAGSDLELIAAYEGLEIGLGEHDT